One genomic window of Myxococcus guangdongensis includes the following:
- a CDS encoding 3-hydroxyacyl-CoA dehydrogenase family protein, with amino-acid sequence MATEHIVVVGAGQMGAGIAQVALQAGLRVTLADVSKEGLAKGADRIRAGLKKLVEKGKLDAAKQQAAEANLATLTNVTEAKDVDFAIEAVTENEDLKRRIFQDLDAVVRPGGILATNTSSIPITRIAASTKRPESVIGMHFMNPVPVMQLVELIRGAATSDETYATTRALSERMGKTTVVSKDFPGFIVNRILIPMLNEACYALMEGLGSAEDIDTAMKLGTNQPMGPLQLADFIGLDTVLYIAEVLHKGLGDSKYRPCPLLRQYVDAGWYGKKSGRGFYKY; translated from the coding sequence ATGGCAACGGAGCACATCGTCGTCGTCGGCGCCGGGCAGATGGGCGCGGGCATCGCGCAGGTGGCATTGCAGGCGGGTCTGCGCGTCACGCTGGCGGACGTGTCCAAGGAAGGTCTCGCCAAGGGCGCTGACCGCATCCGCGCGGGCCTGAAGAAGCTGGTGGAGAAGGGCAAGCTCGACGCCGCGAAGCAGCAGGCCGCCGAGGCGAACCTCGCCACCCTGACGAACGTCACCGAGGCGAAGGACGTCGACTTCGCGATTGAGGCGGTGACGGAGAACGAGGACCTCAAGCGCCGCATCTTCCAGGACCTGGACGCCGTCGTCCGGCCGGGCGGCATCCTCGCCACCAACACCTCCTCCATCCCCATCACCCGCATCGCCGCGTCCACGAAGCGCCCCGAGTCCGTCATCGGCATGCACTTCATGAACCCGGTGCCAGTGATGCAGTTGGTGGAGCTCATCCGCGGCGCCGCGACGTCTGATGAGACCTACGCCACCACGCGCGCCTTGTCCGAGCGCATGGGCAAGACGACGGTCGTCTCCAAGGACTTCCCGGGCTTCATCGTCAACCGCATCCTCATCCCGATGCTGAACGAGGCCTGCTACGCGCTGATGGAGGGCCTGGGCTCCGCGGAGGACATCGACACCGCGATGAAGCTGGGGACCAACCAGCCCATGGGCCCGCTGCAGCTGGCCGACTTCATCGGCCTGGACACGGTGCTCTACATCGCCGAGGTGCTGCACAAGGGCCTGGGTGACTCGAAGTATCGCCCGTGCCCGCTGCTGCGTCAGTACGTGGACGCCGGCTGGTACGGCAAGAAGAGCGGCCGCGGCTTCTACAAGTACTGA
- the rtcA gene encoding RNA 3'-terminal phosphate cyclase produces MTGTEGPDNGRVRLDGSEGEGGGQILRSALSLSLITGRPFHITHLRSRREPPGLRPQHLACVRGAEVLGGTSEGATVGASELSFTPGTVRAGDYLVEVGTAGSTPLLFQCLVYPLALAGGGRLTLRGGTHLPHSPSFHYVATVWQPVAMAYGLPVHLTMPQAGFYPEGAGEMVAEVGAPRQPPLLVELPARGMLHEVHVSSFVGGLPFSIAERQSRATVAVLRERGIVAEAENRPLPVTRSTGTVTFVLAQFEHTIAGFTALGEKGRPAEEVGREAGEALAHFMETGGALDEHLADQILLPAALLASGRLGKAEPGTTRFTAARVTDHLTTHARVVERFLPVRVQVDASGAVEVRPSG; encoded by the coding sequence GTGACTGGCACCGAGGGGCCCGACAACGGGCGGGTGCGGCTCGACGGGAGTGAGGGCGAGGGAGGAGGGCAGATCCTCCGCTCGGCGTTGTCGCTGTCGCTCATCACCGGCCGGCCGTTCCACATCACCCACCTGCGCTCACGGCGGGAGCCTCCCGGACTGCGTCCTCAGCATCTGGCGTGTGTACGCGGCGCGGAGGTGCTGGGCGGGACGAGCGAGGGCGCCACCGTGGGCGCCTCGGAGCTGTCCTTCACCCCGGGCACCGTGCGCGCCGGGGACTACCTGGTCGAGGTGGGTACCGCCGGGAGCACACCGCTCCTGTTCCAGTGTCTCGTCTATCCCTTGGCCCTCGCGGGCGGAGGACGACTGACGCTGCGCGGGGGGACGCACCTGCCGCACAGCCCCAGCTTCCACTACGTGGCCACGGTCTGGCAGCCGGTGGCCATGGCGTACGGGTTGCCCGTGCACCTCACGATGCCGCAGGCGGGCTTCTATCCGGAGGGCGCGGGAGAGATGGTCGCGGAGGTGGGCGCGCCGAGGCAGCCGCCGCTGTTGGTGGAGCTGCCCGCGCGCGGCATGCTGCACGAAGTGCATGTCTCGTCCTTCGTGGGCGGACTGCCCTTCAGCATCGCGGAGCGGCAGTCGCGAGCCACGGTGGCCGTGCTGCGCGAGCGAGGCATCGTCGCGGAGGCGGAGAACCGGCCGCTGCCCGTGACGCGTTCGACGGGCACGGTGACCTTCGTGCTCGCGCAGTTCGAGCACACCATCGCGGGCTTCACGGCGCTGGGAGAGAAGGGGCGCCCGGCGGAAGAAGTGGGGCGTGAAGCGGGCGAGGCCCTGGCGCACTTCATGGAGACCGGCGGCGCGCTGGACGAGCACCTCGCGGACCAGATCCTCCTGCCCGCGGCGCTGCTGGCCTCGGGCCGACTGGGGAAGGCGGAGCCGGGGACCACGCGCTTCACGGCGGCGCGGGTGACGGACCACCTGACGACGCACGCTCGCGTCGTGGAGCGGTTCCTCCCGGTGCGCGTCCAGGTGGACGCGAGCGGGGCCGTCGAGGTACGCCCCTCGGGATGA
- a CDS encoding enoyl-CoA hydratase/isomerase family protein, producing MTYENIRLVREGAVTTLFIDRNPKTLNALDNQTLLDIEAGVKSLDEQTRVLIVASANEKAFVAGADIKQMAGLNESQAKEFAALGHRVFALLESLSIPTIAAVNGFALGGGCELALACDFIYASEKAQLGLPEVSLGVIPGFGGTQRLTRLVGRARAKELIFTGARIDAAKAKEIGLVLEVLPAEGLLAHCNAIAEKILKNSPLAIGKAKRVIDQGADKDLTEANTLERQGFAELFGSFDQTEGMKAFIEKRPASFIGK from the coding sequence ATGACCTACGAGAACATCCGCCTGGTGCGTGAAGGCGCGGTCACCACGCTGTTCATCGACCGGAACCCGAAGACGCTCAACGCCCTCGACAACCAGACCCTGCTGGACATCGAGGCGGGGGTGAAGTCGCTGGACGAGCAGACGCGCGTGCTCATCGTCGCCAGCGCGAACGAGAAGGCCTTCGTCGCGGGCGCGGACATCAAGCAGATGGCGGGGCTGAACGAGTCCCAGGCGAAGGAGTTCGCGGCCCTCGGGCACCGCGTGTTCGCGCTGCTGGAGTCGCTGAGCATCCCCACCATCGCCGCGGTGAACGGCTTCGCGCTCGGCGGCGGCTGTGAGCTGGCCCTGGCGTGCGACTTCATCTACGCGTCCGAGAAGGCGCAGCTCGGCCTGCCCGAGGTGAGCCTGGGGGTCATCCCGGGCTTCGGCGGCACGCAGCGGCTCACGCGGCTGGTGGGGCGGGCCCGGGCGAAGGAGCTCATCTTCACGGGCGCGCGCATCGACGCCGCCAAGGCCAAGGAGATCGGCCTGGTGCTGGAGGTGCTGCCGGCCGAGGGGCTGCTCGCGCACTGCAACGCCATCGCGGAGAAGATCCTCAAGAACAGCCCCCTGGCCATCGGCAAGGCCAAGCGGGTCATCGACCAGGGCGCGGACAAGGACCTCACGGAGGCCAACACCCTGGAGCGTCAGGGCTTCGCGGAGCTGTTCGGCTCCTTCGACCAGACCGAGGGCATGAAGGCGTTCATCGAGAAGCGCCCCGCGAGCTTCATCGGCAAGTGA
- a CDS encoding sensor histidine kinase, translated as MEPRSRRSFQAIQLKHIAHIFGRMVRLRAYGGAVLMLAVSTAALVDGAPWRRSWLVGQVVVALSFFFYELRRYEREGLTTRSISGNLAVGIFLEQSLTWGTGGLASPLLPLVLPLAFVGAAVLPQRQRWALMAVELVLVSLLSAAHLLEWTPPLHLSFLGEPPKAMLIAISGGMLFLVVAANIVGAAIRGTFEDMLTESFLQRDELFTTHRTHARTLEALSGEIAHELKNPLATVKGLTQLMLREDGRAQPRERLEVLAGEVTRMQGILEEFLNFSRPLVPLSVNEVDLASLCDEALVLHEGLATEHQVRLSRGGEGPVLAVCDARKVKQVVMNLLHNAIEASPPGGHVSMDVESGSAGDVRVIVRDSGTGLSPEIIDRVFDAGVTTKARGSGLGLTVARALARQHGGDVTLRNEGGCVAELLLPRELPAGTLDGVREREVARAG; from the coding sequence ATGGAACCGCGAAGTCGACGCAGCTTCCAGGCCATCCAGCTCAAGCACATCGCCCACATCTTCGGGCGCATGGTGCGCCTGAGGGCCTACGGCGGCGCGGTGCTGATGCTCGCCGTGTCCACCGCGGCGCTCGTGGATGGCGCGCCCTGGCGACGCTCCTGGTTGGTGGGGCAGGTGGTGGTGGCGCTGTCGTTCTTCTTCTACGAGCTGCGCCGCTACGAGCGCGAGGGGCTCACCACCCGGAGCATCTCCGGCAACCTCGCGGTGGGCATCTTCCTGGAGCAGAGCCTGACCTGGGGAACCGGAGGACTGGCCAGTCCGCTGTTGCCCCTGGTGCTGCCGCTCGCCTTCGTGGGCGCCGCCGTGCTGCCCCAGCGCCAGCGGTGGGCCTTGATGGCGGTGGAGCTGGTCCTGGTGTCGCTCTTGTCGGCGGCCCACCTGCTGGAGTGGACACCGCCGCTGCACCTGTCCTTCCTGGGCGAGCCTCCCAAGGCGATGTTGATCGCCATCTCCGGGGGGATGCTGTTCCTGGTCGTCGCGGCCAACATCGTGGGCGCCGCCATCCGTGGCACCTTCGAGGACATGCTCACCGAGTCCTTCCTCCAGCGCGATGAGCTCTTCACGACGCACCGCACCCACGCTCGGACGCTGGAGGCGCTGTCGGGAGAGATTGCCCACGAGCTGAAGAACCCCCTGGCCACGGTGAAGGGACTGACGCAGCTCATGCTCCGCGAGGACGGACGCGCGCAGCCTCGCGAGCGACTGGAGGTGCTCGCGGGCGAGGTGACGCGGATGCAGGGCATCCTGGAGGAGTTCCTCAACTTCTCACGCCCGCTCGTCCCGCTCTCGGTCAACGAGGTGGACCTGGCGTCGCTGTGCGACGAGGCGCTCGTCCTCCACGAGGGGCTGGCCACCGAACATCAGGTTCGACTGTCGCGCGGTGGGGAGGGGCCGGTGCTCGCGGTGTGTGACGCGCGCAAGGTGAAGCAAGTGGTGATGAACCTGCTCCACAACGCCATCGAGGCCAGCCCTCCGGGAGGCCACGTGTCCATGGATGTCGAATCCGGGAGCGCGGGCGACGTGCGCGTCATCGTCCGCGACTCGGGGACGGGGCTGTCGCCCGAGATCATCGACCGCGTCTTCGATGCGGGTGTCACCACGAAGGCCAGGGGCTCGGGGCTGGGGTTGACGGTGGCGCGCGCGCTGGCGAGGCAACACGGGGGCGACGTGACCCTGCGCAACGAGGGGGGCTGCGTCGCGGAGCTTCTGTTGCCGCGCGAGCTGCCCGCGGGCACGCTCGACGGCGTGCGTGAGCGGGAGGTGGCCCGTGCGGGCTGA
- a CDS encoding sigma-54-dependent transcriptional regulator, with protein MTRVLVVDDDAGVRFTLKEMLRSLRGVEVEQAEDGAAALEKLAARPFELVITDLRMPRMDGLELVRRVSATPRAPRIIVITAHGSERFAVEAVKAGAYDYFRKPFDVEELLAVVTRALESVRLRDENERLTGELNLSRSLVFTSESMGRLAQLVQRAGSRDVTVLITGESGTGKERVAEALVRASPRANRPYLRFNCAALTEELAEAELFGHSKGAFTGAVKSRQGLFREADGGTLLLDEVGELAPPLQAKLLRVLQEGEVRPVGEDRPVKVDVRILAATHRDLRKRAAEGQFREDLYYRLNVVQLRVPPLRERPEDIPVLSRMFLDRFSGRFHTGHLDLPDGFFEKLSALPWPGNVRELENTLESLVALSSDGELDLSLLPTPVAGGAPATTALAEAPSRGEEVESGLGLKERVEAYERGLILDALRIEGGNRSGAARRLGIGRATLHDKLRKYGLDSAPEEGGEGKG; from the coding sequence ATGACCCGCGTGCTCGTGGTCGATGACGACGCGGGCGTGCGCTTCACCCTCAAGGAGATGCTGCGCAGCCTGCGGGGCGTGGAGGTGGAGCAGGCCGAGGACGGCGCGGCCGCGCTGGAGAAGCTCGCGGCGCGGCCCTTCGAGCTGGTCATCACGGACCTGCGGATGCCCCGGATGGACGGCCTGGAGCTGGTGCGCCGCGTGAGCGCGACGCCGAGGGCTCCTCGCATCATCGTCATCACCGCGCATGGCTCCGAGCGCTTCGCGGTGGAGGCCGTGAAGGCCGGCGCCTACGACTACTTCCGCAAGCCCTTCGACGTGGAGGAGCTGCTCGCCGTCGTCACGCGCGCGCTCGAGTCCGTGCGGCTCCGGGACGAGAACGAGCGACTGACGGGAGAGCTCAACCTGTCGCGCTCGCTGGTCTTCACCTCGGAGTCCATGGGTCGACTGGCGCAGCTGGTCCAGCGCGCGGGCTCGCGAGACGTGACGGTGCTCATCACGGGAGAGAGCGGCACGGGCAAGGAGCGGGTGGCGGAGGCGCTGGTGCGTGCCTCGCCGCGAGCGAACCGCCCCTATCTGCGCTTCAACTGCGCGGCGCTCACCGAGGAGCTCGCGGAGGCGGAGCTGTTCGGCCACTCGAAGGGCGCCTTCACCGGGGCCGTCAAGTCACGCCAGGGTTTGTTCCGCGAGGCCGATGGCGGCACGCTGCTCCTGGACGAGGTCGGCGAGCTGGCCCCTCCGCTCCAGGCCAAGCTGCTGCGGGTGCTCCAGGAGGGCGAGGTCCGCCCGGTGGGTGAGGACCGGCCCGTGAAGGTGGACGTGCGAATCCTGGCCGCGACGCACCGCGACCTCCGCAAGCGCGCGGCGGAGGGACAGTTCCGCGAGGACCTCTACTACCGCCTCAACGTGGTGCAGCTGCGCGTGCCGCCCCTGCGCGAACGCCCCGAGGACATCCCCGTCCTGTCGCGCATGTTCCTGGACCGCTTCAGTGGCCGGTTCCACACCGGACACCTGGACCTCCCGGACGGGTTCTTCGAGAAGCTCTCGGCGCTGCCGTGGCCTGGCAACGTGCGCGAGCTGGAGAACACGCTGGAGAGCCTGGTCGCGCTGTCCAGTGATGGCGAGCTGGACCTGTCCCTCCTGCCGACCCCCGTCGCCGGCGGTGCGCCCGCGACGACGGCCCTGGCAGAGGCGCCGTCCCGGGGCGAAGAGGTCGAGTCCGGCCTGGGGCTCAAGGAGCGGGTGGAGGCCTACGAGCGGGGACTCATCCTGGACGCGCTGCGCATCGAGGGGGGCAATCGCAGTGGCGCGGCGCGGCGCCTGGGCATCGGCCGGGCCACGCTCCACGACAAGCTGCGCAAATACGGACTGGACAGCGCCCCCGAGGAAGGCGGAGAGGGGAAGGGCTGA
- the apbC gene encoding iron-sulfur cluster carrier protein ApbC — MSVTEADVLAAMSKVIDPELHVDLVKAGMVKDVRVTGDTVKLKIELTTPACPMKGKIQADSEAALKAVPGLKSFNIEWGAQVRSAGGGVPAGALLPKVKNIILVGAGKGGVGKSTVAVNLATALAQHGAKVGLLDADFYGPSVPLMTGLGDKKPVSPDGKSLDPLIAHGLKVMSIGFLVEADQALIWRGPMLHGALMQLVRDVNWGELDYLVLDLPPGTGDVALTLSQSIRAAGAVLVTTPQDVALADVVRAKQMFDKVHIPVLGIVENMSQFVCPNCSHVTPIFNHGGGRKAAEMFGIPFLGEVPLDLKVRVSGDSGVPVVVGAKDSPEAKAFLEVARNIAGRVSAQSAKSIPLPVVQAR; from the coding sequence ATGAGCGTTACCGAGGCCGACGTCCTCGCGGCCATGTCGAAGGTGATCGATCCCGAGCTGCACGTGGATCTGGTGAAGGCCGGAATGGTGAAGGACGTCCGCGTCACCGGCGACACGGTCAAACTCAAGATCGAGCTCACCACGCCCGCCTGCCCCATGAAGGGGAAGATCCAGGCCGACTCCGAGGCCGCCCTCAAGGCCGTCCCCGGTCTGAAGTCCTTCAACATCGAGTGGGGCGCCCAGGTCCGCTCCGCCGGTGGCGGTGTCCCCGCGGGCGCGCTGCTCCCCAAGGTGAAGAACATCATCCTCGTGGGCGCGGGGAAGGGCGGCGTCGGCAAGAGCACCGTCGCCGTCAACCTGGCCACCGCGCTCGCCCAGCACGGCGCCAAGGTCGGTCTGCTCGACGCCGACTTCTACGGCCCCTCCGTCCCCCTCATGACGGGCCTGGGCGACAAGAAGCCCGTGAGCCCCGACGGCAAGTCGCTGGATCCGCTCATCGCCCACGGCCTCAAGGTCATGTCCATCGGCTTCCTCGTCGAAGCCGACCAGGCCCTCATCTGGCGCGGCCCCATGCTCCACGGCGCCCTGATGCAGTTGGTGCGTGACGTGAACTGGGGCGAGCTCGACTACCTGGTGCTCGACCTGCCGCCGGGCACCGGCGACGTGGCCCTGACGCTCTCCCAGTCCATCCGCGCCGCGGGTGCGGTGCTCGTCACCACGCCGCAGGACGTGGCCCTGGCCGACGTGGTCCGCGCCAAGCAGATGTTCGACAAGGTCCACATCCCCGTGCTGGGCATCGTCGAGAACATGTCCCAGTTCGTCTGCCCGAACTGCTCGCACGTCACCCCCATCTTCAACCATGGTGGTGGTCGCAAGGCCGCGGAGATGTTCGGCATCCCGTTCCTCGGGGAAGTTCCGCTGGACTTGAAGGTGCGTGTGTCGGGAGACTCGGGCGTACCGGTGGTGGTGGGCGCCAAGGACAGCCCGGAGGCCAAGGCCTTCCTGGAGGTCGCTCGCAACATCGCGGGCCGCGTGTCCGCGCAGAGCGCCAAGAGCATCCCTCTGCCGGTGGTGCAGGCACGCTGA
- a CDS encoding CocE/NonD family hydrolase has product MSPVSSRRLVAVLLCVLASPAVAQRAAPASKPPEGPPAERTERIRKGYTKFEYRIPMRDGVKLFTSVYAPVDASPAKKYPILLIRTPYSVAPYGLDRYRPVLGPSEEFEKDGYIFVFQDVRGRNMSEGEFVNVRPHNPNKRGPKDIDESTDTYDSIDWMVKRLPNNNGKVGQWGISYPGFYTSAGAIDSHPALKAVSPQAPIADWFWDDMHRHGAFNLTLAFNFFSTFGKPRPAPTDSEDWNRFPFGTPDGYQFFLDLGPLSNADTKHMKGDVAFWKDVVAHPNYDAFWQARNLLPHLKNIKAAVLTVGGWYDTEDLYGPLRTYAAIEKQNPGISNSLLIGPWPHGGWARGEIDKLADTEFGFNTAEAFQTLAQGFFKYHLKGGAKPEVPEAMVFETGANRWRQFDAWPPKGLRETRLFFQPKGGLSMKAPAGTNTAESFAEYISDPAKPVPYTQEILTRWSSSFMAEDQRFASTRPDVLVFQTEPLEQDLTVAGPLEAELWVSTTGSDADWVVKLVDVNPGTMRGWTRADAEKGLENRGAQQTLIRGEPFRGRFRDSYSEPKPFKPNEVTKVRFTMNDVFHTFQRGHRVMIQVQSSWFPFIDRNPQTFVPNIFEAKESDFTRAFHRVYHSATHPSSLKVGVLPSLDAQGG; this is encoded by the coding sequence ATGTCCCCCGTGTCGTCCCGTCGCCTCGTGGCAGTGTTGCTGTGTGTCCTCGCCAGTCCCGCGGTGGCCCAGCGGGCCGCGCCCGCCTCGAAACCTCCCGAGGGCCCACCCGCGGAGCGCACCGAGCGCATCCGCAAGGGCTACACCAAGTTCGAGTACCGCATCCCCATGCGGGACGGCGTGAAGCTCTTCACGTCCGTCTACGCGCCGGTGGATGCGTCGCCGGCGAAGAAGTACCCCATCCTGTTGATTCGCACGCCCTACAGCGTCGCGCCCTACGGGTTGGACCGGTACCGCCCCGTGCTCGGGCCGAGTGAGGAGTTCGAGAAGGACGGCTACATCTTCGTCTTCCAGGACGTGCGCGGGCGGAACATGTCGGAGGGCGAGTTCGTCAACGTGCGGCCGCACAATCCAAACAAGCGCGGGCCCAAGGACATCGACGAGAGCACGGACACGTACGACTCCATCGACTGGATGGTGAAGCGCCTGCCGAACAACAACGGCAAGGTGGGGCAGTGGGGCATCTCGTATCCGGGCTTCTACACGTCGGCGGGCGCCATCGACTCGCACCCGGCGCTCAAGGCCGTGTCGCCGCAGGCGCCCATCGCGGACTGGTTCTGGGACGACATGCATCGGCATGGCGCCTTCAACCTGACGCTGGCGTTCAACTTCTTCTCCACCTTCGGCAAGCCGAGGCCCGCGCCGACGGACTCCGAGGACTGGAACCGCTTCCCGTTCGGCACGCCGGACGGGTACCAGTTCTTCCTGGACCTGGGGCCGCTGAGCAACGCGGACACGAAGCACATGAAGGGCGACGTCGCGTTCTGGAAGGACGTCGTCGCGCACCCCAACTACGACGCCTTCTGGCAGGCGCGGAACCTCCTGCCGCACCTGAAGAACATCAAGGCGGCGGTGCTGACGGTGGGCGGGTGGTACGACACGGAGGACCTGTACGGACCGCTGCGCACGTACGCGGCCATCGAGAAGCAGAACCCGGGCATCTCCAACTCGCTGCTCATCGGGCCGTGGCCGCACGGCGGCTGGGCGCGGGGGGAGATCGACAAGCTGGCGGACACGGAGTTCGGCTTCAACACGGCGGAGGCGTTCCAGACGCTGGCGCAGGGGTTCTTCAAGTACCACCTCAAGGGCGGCGCGAAGCCCGAGGTGCCGGAGGCGATGGTGTTCGAGACGGGCGCCAACCGCTGGCGTCAGTTCGACGCGTGGCCGCCGAAGGGGCTGCGTGAGACGCGGCTGTTCTTCCAGCCCAAGGGAGGGCTCTCGATGAAGGCGCCCGCGGGGACGAACACGGCGGAGTCCTTCGCCGAGTACATCAGCGACCCGGCGAAGCCCGTGCCGTACACGCAGGAGATCCTGACGCGGTGGAGCAGCAGCTTCATGGCGGAGGACCAGCGCTTCGCGTCGACGCGGCCGGACGTGCTGGTGTTCCAGACGGAGCCGCTGGAGCAGGACCTCACGGTGGCGGGGCCGCTGGAGGCGGAGCTGTGGGTGTCCACCACGGGCTCGGACGCGGACTGGGTGGTGAAGCTGGTGGATGTGAACCCGGGCACGATGCGCGGGTGGACGCGCGCCGACGCGGAGAAGGGCCTGGAGAACCGGGGTGCGCAGCAGACGCTGATTCGCGGCGAGCCGTTCCGCGGCCGCTTCCGCGACAGCTACAGCGAGCCCAAGCCCTTCAAGCCGAACGAGGTGACGAAGGTGCGCTTCACCATGAACGACGTGTTCCACACGTTCCAGCGCGGGCACCGGGTGATGATCCAGGTCCAGTCGAGCTGGTTCCCGTTCATCGACCGGAACCCGCAGACGTTCGTGCCCAACATCTTCGAGGCGAAGGAGTCGGACTTCACGCGCGCCTTCCATCGCGTGTACCACTCCGCCACGCACCCGAGCTCGCTCAAGGTGGGCGTGCTGCCGTCGCTGGACGCACAGGGCGGGTGA
- the sppA gene encoding signal peptide peptidase SppA — translation MLRLPFLAIANLLLLLRTLLGAPFRMFAAGSRPAYVRFRLTGDPPYREQRKPRFSLGGGAKPEPADVTSLEKFGEALRLLAGDAKVKGVLLEVEGLGLPPAKRDALLALLAEFRAAGKRVVTWAVMVDTDSYPVLCAADEVLLAPMGRLELVGYAAESTALGEGLSRIGIRPQFIRRGDYKTAPELFTHPEVSDIQRRTVESFLDERYAALVEAVSAARKKTPDEVRALIDQGPYSAQRAKAAGLVDGLVSEVDLPLHLGMVEKKDGVAPEDDDTELEPMEMYLETVPFPPVKWRRWKRKPRLAFVPVSGMIVPGSGNAGGRFATSDAVVKGLRAAARDKRSKAILLYVNSPGGAAIASEQILEVVQRVAKKKPVIAYMDRVCASAGYMVALGAKELWSAPHAVVGSIGVFAGKFDTSGLMQLLGIHKTVITRGANAGLLSFSRGFTEGERAALEADIEEMYQSFLGHVAKARGRTKEEIHALAEGRVYSGVRAKDAGLVDRLGGFEEACRYALSLAKVAPGDFELKSYGAPAPRMSLLKLVMGAAHPATYALCPVSWNLSGDARTTLESLENEPEVDSWLRRFVHKLRGTVRAP, via the coding sequence ATGCTGCGCCTGCCCTTCCTCGCCATCGCCAACCTGTTGCTGCTCCTGCGAACCCTGTTGGGTGCGCCCTTCCGGATGTTCGCGGCCGGGAGCCGTCCGGCCTACGTGCGCTTCCGTCTGACGGGGGATCCGCCGTACCGGGAGCAGCGCAAGCCCCGGTTCTCACTGGGGGGCGGCGCCAAGCCGGAGCCCGCGGACGTGACGTCCCTGGAGAAGTTCGGAGAGGCGCTGCGGCTGTTGGCGGGGGACGCCAAGGTGAAGGGGGTGTTGTTGGAGGTGGAGGGGTTGGGGTTGCCCCCGGCGAAGCGGGACGCGCTCCTGGCGCTGCTGGCGGAGTTCCGGGCTGCGGGCAAGCGGGTGGTGACGTGGGCGGTGATGGTGGACACGGATTCGTATCCGGTGCTCTGCGCGGCGGACGAGGTGTTGCTCGCGCCGATGGGGCGGCTGGAGCTGGTGGGGTACGCGGCGGAGTCGACCGCGTTGGGGGAGGGGCTGTCGCGCATCGGCATCCGGCCGCAGTTCATCCGCCGGGGTGATTACAAGACAGCGCCGGAGTTGTTCACGCATCCGGAGGTCTCCGACATCCAGCGGCGGACGGTGGAGTCGTTCCTGGACGAGCGCTACGCGGCGCTGGTGGAGGCGGTGTCAGCGGCGCGGAAGAAGACGCCGGACGAGGTGCGGGCGCTCATCGACCAGGGTCCCTACAGCGCGCAGCGCGCCAAGGCCGCGGGGCTGGTGGATGGGTTGGTGAGCGAGGTGGACCTGCCCCTGCACCTGGGGATGGTGGAGAAGAAGGACGGCGTGGCTCCGGAGGATGACGACACGGAGCTGGAGCCGATGGAGATGTACCTGGAGACGGTGCCGTTTCCTCCGGTGAAGTGGCGTCGGTGGAAGCGCAAGCCTCGGCTGGCCTTCGTGCCGGTATCCGGGATGATCGTCCCCGGGAGCGGGAACGCGGGCGGCAGGTTCGCGACGTCGGACGCGGTGGTGAAGGGGTTGAGGGCGGCGGCGCGGGACAAGCGCTCCAAGGCCATCCTCTTGTATGTGAACAGCCCCGGCGGTGCGGCCATTGCCTCGGAGCAGATCCTCGAGGTGGTGCAGCGGGTGGCGAAGAAGAAGCCCGTGATTGCGTACATGGACAGGGTCTGCGCCAGTGCGGGCTACATGGTGGCGCTGGGCGCGAAGGAGCTGTGGAGCGCGCCGCACGCGGTGGTGGGCTCGATTGGCGTGTTCGCGGGCAAGTTCGACACGTCCGGGTTGATGCAGCTGCTGGGCATCCACAAGACGGTGATCACACGCGGAGCGAACGCGGGGTTGTTGTCGTTCTCGCGCGGATTCACGGAAGGGGAGCGGGCCGCGCTCGAGGCGGACATCGAGGAGATGTATCAGTCCTTCCTGGGCCACGTGGCGAAGGCGCGCGGCCGGACGAAGGAGGAGATCCACGCGCTGGCCGAGGGCCGCGTGTACTCGGGCGTCCGCGCGAAGGACGCGGGCCTGGTGGACAGGCTGGGCGGGTTCGAGGAGGCGTGCCGGTACGCGCTGTCGCTCGCGAAGGTGGCGCCCGGTGACTTCGAGTTGAAGTCCTACGGTGCGCCCGCGCCTCGGATGTCATTGCTGAAGCTGGTGATGGGCGCCGCGCACCCGGCGACGTATGCCCTGTGCCCGGTGTCGTGGAACCTGAGCGGCGATGCACGCACGACGCTCGAATCCCTGGAGAACGAGCCGGAGGTCGACTCGTGGCTGCGCCGGTTCGTGCACAAGCTCCGTGGTACCGTCCGCGCCCCATGA